DNA from Ananas comosus cultivar F153 linkage group 12, ASM154086v1, whole genome shotgun sequence:
gtaattttttgggttggaaAAATTAGTAtccatacccgcaaatttgtgGGTAACCCGTGGGCACCCGCGGGTTTGGGTCGAAATTGCCAGGTctacacacatacacacacttCTCtctatagagaagagagagatctcTCACATAcccgcttctctctctctctctctcatacgaACACacttctctagagagagagagagagagagagagactcacaCATACACACCCAACCACTTCTCTCTCTACCTTACACACACTTCTTtctatagagaagagagagatctcTCACATAcccgcttctctctctctctctctctcatacgaATACacttctctagagagagagagagagagagagaggttcacACATACACACCCAACCACTTCTCTCTCTACCTTACACACACCTCTCtctatagagaagagagagatctcTCAGATAcccgcttctctctctctctctctctctctctctctctctctctctctctcatacacacacacacttctctagagaaagagaggctcacacacacacccacccacctctctctccctcacacacacacacgcacacacacttCTCTAGACAGATAGatcaatagagagagagagagagagaggtgggtgtgagatctctctctctctctctctctctctctcaaggagATTAAGTTGGTTGGTTTCTAAATAGACACAAAATTGACTCATGCCCTATCCTTTGTTCAAAAGAGAAGAACACTGCTACGCTTAATTATCTCAAGTTCCCTTAGATATGGAAACGGCACAATCAGTTAATTAGCTAGTGCTTTTTTggtataactttttaaatattaattaatcttattcAACCACGGCGGTTTCTTACCTCATCGATATAATAGAGGGAAGCCTTCTAGGGCATGCACAATCTAAAAATGTTACTCATTCtcaattaatcattaattaattagaagctACTTGGTCAACACAAATGCATTGTCATCAAACACAAATAATAAGAAAGCAAAGGACAAGAACTGTAATCAATATTCAGTAATATTAATTACTGTAAAAGACAATGTAGTCAAGTTACAGAATCCTGCAAACGACTTAGAAATTACCACATTCATTTTTTGACCCATAAATTTGTACAGAGCCCCACCACAACCAGGATTACAAGACACTAACTATACAACAACAAAGCCAATGTCCTCCTAAAACCTTTCGGAAAACAAAGCCAGTATTGATCGATCGCCTATTATATGTGGAGACAGATAAAATAGACCAAAACAACATTAACGatgacaacaacaacaacatctcTAGCAATCTTTCATAAAAACTCTCAGCAAGGTCCCCCATAGACAACGTTTTGGAGGTAAATAATCACAGTAATTATGTGTAGCCCAAAACCGAGATTAACTTCCATTCATTTGGTTATGATTGAAGCGATAAATTGAAGTTGATAGAAGTTCACTTCTATCTGAAAATACGATTTTTATGTTATGTCTACTTAATCACCCCAACCAAACGTTCCGTTGGCTAAGATAGCACGATGAAGAGCATCACCGCCCCCGCCATGATCATAACTATTTGCAGCAGCAAACTAACAGAGTAAAAGATTTCAACGATCGAAGCCCACATTTCGCCGTGCTGCGGTTCAAACATGAGGCCTATCCAGATCAGGCCAGATTCGATGGCCAAGAGCTGAAAGAATGCGCAGACCCTTATCCCTAAACTCATGTGGTCTTGCTGTGGTGCGATCCCCACACTTGCCACGCATATGGCTGCTAGTAGGCCACCATTGAACGAGACCAGCGTTGCAATGCCGTACCTCATCACACCCGCATAGCGTGGGTCATGGTATAAGGGTCGAGCACTAGTTGGATCTCTCAGGCTGATACCAATATCCTGGGTGAAGTATACACAGATAGGGACGAGCACCAGCAAGAACACGCCTACGACCAAAGTTTCCAAGAACTGCATGGCAAGCGCAGCGGCTGATAGCCCGAGGAGGACCAAAATAGCAGCGCTGCTGTATCTCACAAAGCTTAAAAGGCTCCCTCTCCAAAAGGAGTAATGAACAGTTAAGGGGATGGAGGTGACCATCATAACAAAGATGCCAACCATGGTGATCAGGAAGAAGAGACATAGCGCAAGTTGGAAACTTTGCAATGCTTGGAGAGGAGGGCTTTTGAAGGAAGCATAAATCATACCCGTTTGTACGGTGATGGCCATTGTTGCAATAGTAGTAGCGAACTTGAAGGCCTTCTTCTGCTCCGGTTTGTAGCTGTTGAAGATGTGCagcatgcatgttaattgaaaACACCGTTAACCCTAAGCTTTTAGAGGCTGCCATCACCCCTCAAAAATGATCTAAGTATTAGATTAGCCGATTCCGTTATCTATTAGTAAGTTTACCGATGAAAAAATGACCTAAGCTCATGTATGTTTCAAATTAAAGAGCAAATTACAGCTTAGTTTTTACATGAACATATAGTTCTTCAACTTTTCAAAGCAAAATTATTTCCAGCAGTCAATACTTTTTTAACAAATAGAATTAGAGGAACATATTACTGCCaggtttttttgtaaaaaaaaaacactaaatttAGTACCCGAGTTGACATGCGATAAACGCACAAGCtaataatttgatacatttataAGAAGTTCATGAGATACTAATTCAGTTCACCTGAGAAGAGTAagagtaaaagtaaaaaaagttttAGGCTAACAGTACTATCGAAACTTATAACAACACATTATGTACCTTTCATGGTTAACACTGTCGCGGTCGTGAACATTTTGTGTAGCTCTATATCCAAGGAAGCATATGATAGCTATGACAGGAATTACAATAAGACTCATCCCTGCACTGTCTTTGTTCAGGAGTACTAAGGAGAAAAAGCTTGTCACAATTAAAAGAACAGAAGATATGGTAATCGCGCTAATCAGATATATCTTCTGGTTTCGGTTGATTCGATTATAACGTCCGAACAGAAAAAAGGCATACATCAACAACAAGATGGGGCATTGAAGAGTGGGCCAGATGAAGAAATTGTAGGCTTTGATAACTGTGGAGGAATATTGCATGGCTCTTATATCTTTAGCTCCATTTAAAAATGCTAAGAGTATTGCAGAAGCCATGGTTATTATCGCAACTGAGAAAAATATGATTCGTTTCAACTGGTCCCTAACAACTTTAGTTTGCTGTTCATTTTCTCCTTCATTTCCTGATTCCAGTTGGTTTATCTGCAGTTAGGTTAAACAAGTAGTAAGTGTTTTGTATGtgcatacatatgtatgtatgattAATTGGTTAGGCCACAGCAAATTAACAAACATATTTAGAAGCTAGAGAAGAAGAGAgcttcattttatatatatatatatcttaggCACCATGAGATAATTCATTAaccaaaaaatttactattgGCAGGGTCAAAAGTTTTATGGTGAAAATAAAGATGACAATTCGAGACATATAAAACTTATAGATGCATCACGGGCATATAATTTTTACTACAAGATGCAAAGATTATCATATCACAAGTTTATAAACTCACATCCATGTATACATCTCATCATGTCTGTCGTTAAGATGACAAATCAACATTAACCCACCAGTGTAGTCAGCTTAGTTTTTGATTGGTCTtgtttcatgaaaaaaaaaaaaaaaaaaaacttggaaaTACTTGGGTTGGTATGTTGCAGCTACTATATATGGTAGGGTATATAGTTCTAAGTAATACCACGATATGGTACCATAAGAACCAATAAGAATAGTTAATTACGAATTCATTGTTAATATTCAATGAACCTGCAGTGATGATGCATAGGAAACAATAATCTGATCCAGATATAATTAAACAGGCCAATTAATTTGGAAAATCTTTTAGTCGAAATCCATTGGATTTGCATGTGGTGAACTCGGTATCGGATTTGGCCATAAGAGAGAACGAGAAATTAAGCGCGAAAtactaaagaaaagagaagaagtaCATGTGTTATGAGGTCGAGAAGATCTTTTGTGAAGGGTTTAATAAGCTAAAAACGAtacacaaaagagagagagagagagagagagagagagagagagagagaggcgccaTGAATATCTCTAACTACCGAAAAACCTTaccttttcaaaaaaaaacatctgTACTCATTACTtgattttggaaagaatttttttttctttttctttttcttttgatgaaATGAAAGCAATCATCTGATGTGGAGCTTTtataagttcaaaaaaaaaaaaaaaaaaaaaactaaaaactaaaaaccctaaaaaacctGCAAGCAAACAAATAGCTGATAAAAGAGAAATAGGATGAAACATTTGATGAAATGAAACAGCAGCTGCAGGAGCAGAAGAACAAGACCTGCAGAGTAACTGAATGAGATTCCTGAGACATTTTTGGTGAATTGAAGAGAGATCGGCCTTTTGATTATATGCGAATACGCAAACTAAAGGTAAaaagctcctcctcctcttcttttcctcttcttcttcctcttctttttcttcttcttcttcttcttcggatTATTTATGTTGGTCATTCCACCTAATGCCCCacatgaggggaaaaaaaaaatccgcgACGACGAACTCGCAAGCGACAAAGCGACTACCGCTGTCGGATATCCCCTGATGCGAATCTCAAAGCACAGTGTGGGGCATGGAACGTGCTTTCCATGGACATATGCCTTTGCAATTAAGATTTTTTGCTTCCCCCTCTTGGTGGGTCCTTAGCTAATGGTGGGTGGGGGGAACCCCCTCCCCCACCCACCAATTAGCTAAGCACACCAAGAGGGGGAAGCAAAAACTTTATTGCAAAGGCATATGTCCATGGAAAGCCGTTCCATGCCCACACTGTGCTTTGAGATTCGCATCAGGGGATTCCGACGCGGTAGTCGCTTTGTCGCTTGCGAGTTCGTCGTcgcggattttttttttccctcatgTGGGGCATTAGGTGGAATGACCAACATATAAtccgaaagaagaagaagaagaagaaaagaggaagagaagaagaggaaaagaagaggaggaggagctttTTACCTTTAGTTTGCGTATTCGCATATAATCAAAAGGCCGATCTTCTTCAATTCACAAATGTCTCAGGAATCTTCATTCAGTTACTCTGCAGGTCTTGTTCTTCTGCTCTGCAGCTGCTGTTTATTTCATCAAATGTTTCATCCTATTTCTCTTTTATCAGCTATTTGTTTGCTTGCAGGTTTTTTAGCggttttagttttagttttttttttttttttttttgaacttataAAAGCTCCACATCAGatgttgttctttttttcttttgtgaggtTTTTtacatcaaaagaaaaagaaaataaaaaaaattctttccaAATCAAGTTATGGGTAcgatgtatatatatgaatctgcaataaagtttttttttttttttttttttttggaaagggtttaggttttttttATTGGCTATATGTTGTTTTTGGCGTcgtctctcttctccctctctagatctctctctcttagatCTCTCACTTTGCTGCTTCTTTTGTTTGATTGTagatcttatattttttttatcagattattcatttttttttctttcgaacATGAATTTATAACAGCTCCACATCAGTTAATTgttcattattttcttttgtgaggTTTTCAATCTAAGGAAGTGTGGAAAAAATCTTTCCAAAATCAAGtaatgattatatttttttttttgaaaggtaAGGTTTTTCGGTTAGTTAGAGATATTCATGggcgcctctctctctcttctctctcatctctctctctctctctcttttgtgtaTCGTTTTTAGCTTATTTAACCTTCACAAAGATCTTCTCGAACTCATAACACATgtacttttctcttttcttttagtATTTCGCGCTTAATTTCTCGTTCTCTTTTATGCCAAATCCGATACGAGTTCACCACATGCAAATCAATGGATTTCGCTAAAAGATTTTCCAAATTAATTGGCCTGTTTATTATATCTGGCATCGATAGATTATTGTTTCCTATGCATCATCACTGCGGTTCATTGATATTACAATGAATTCGTAATTAACATTCTTATTGTTTCTTAGGTACCATATCGTTGGTATTACTTGAACTATATACCTACCATATATAGTAGCTGCAACATACAACCCAAgtatttcaagtttttttttttttttttttttcatgaaacaAGACCAATCAAAAACTAAGCTGACTACACTGGTGTGGTTAATGTGATTTGTCATCTTAACGACAGACATGATGAGATGTATACCATGGATGTGAGTTTATAAACTTGTGATATGATAATCTTTGGTCTTCTTAGTAAAAATTATATGCCCGTGATGACTCTATAGTTTTATATGTTCTCGAATTGTCATCTTTATTTTACCATAAAATTTTGACCTGCATAGTAAATTTTTGTGTAATTGAATTATCTTCATGGTGCctaagatattataaattatatatatatatatatcatatatactatatatattatatatatattattatatatatatataatataaaatgaagCTCTTTCTTCTCTAGCTTCTAAATATGTTTGTTAATTTGCTGTGGCCTACAATTAATATACATACTATGTATGCACATACAAAACACTTACTACTTGTTTAACCTAACTGCAGATAAACCAACTGGAATCAGGAAATGAAGGAGAAATTGAACAGCAAACTAAAGTTGTTGGACCGTTGAAACGAATATATTTTCTCAGTTGCGGAATAAACATGGCTTCTGCAATTCATCTTAGCATTTTTAAATGGAGCTAAAGATTAAGAGCCATGCAATATTCCTCCACAGTTTATCAAAGCCTACAATTTCTTCATCTGGCCCACTCTTCAATGCCCATTTTTTGATGGTACTGCCTTTTTTTCTGTTCGGACGTTATAATCGAATCAACCGAAACCAGAAGATATATTCTGATTGCGCGATTACATATTCTTTCTTTTAATTGTGACAAGCTTTTTCTCTTAGTACTCTGAACAAAGACAGTGCAGGGATGAGTCTTATTGTAATTCCTGTCATAGCTATCATATGCTTCCTTGGATATAGAGCTACACAAAATGTTACAGACCCCGCGACAGTGTTACCATGAAAGGATACATAATTGTTTGTTTAAGTTTCGATGATACTGttagctaaaatttttttacttttactctTACTTTCTCAGGTGAACTGAATTAGTATCTCATGAACTTTTATAATGTATCAAATTATTAGCTTGTGCGTTTATCGCATGTCAACTCGGGTCATaaatttagtgttttttttttacaaaaccTGGCAGTAATATGTTCCTCTAATTCTTATTGTTAAAAAAGTATGACTGCTGGAATAATTTTTTGCTTTGAAAAGTTGAGAACTATATGTTCATGTAAAACTTAGCTGTAATTTGCTCTTTAATTTGAAACATACATTGAGTGTAGGTCATTTTTTATCGGTAAACTTATAATAGATAACGAATCGGCTAATTAATACTGTTAGATCTTTTTGAGGGGTGATGGCAGCTCTAAAAGCTTAGGGTTAACCGGTGTTTTCAATTAACATGCTGTGACATCATTCAAGCATACAACCGAGCAGAGAAGGCGACTTCAAGTTCGCTATACTATATGCACAATGGCCATCACCGTACAAACGGGTATGATTTATGCTTCCTTCAAAAGCCCTCCTCTCCAAGCATTGCAAAGTTTCCAACTTGCGCTATGTTTTTTCCATTCCATGGTTGGCATCTTTTGTTATGATGGTCACCTCCATCCTTAATGTTCTCTATCCTTTGGAGAGGGAGCCTTTAAGCTTTGTGAGATACAGCCGCGCTGCTATTTGGTCCTCCTCGGGCTATCAGCCGCTGCGCGTGCCATGCAGTTCTTGGAAACTTGGTCGTCAGGGGTGTTCTTGCTGGTGCTCGTCCTCTATTGTGTATACTCACCAGGATATTAGGTATCATCCTGAGAGATCAACTAGTGTCGACCTTTTACCATGACACGCTATGCGGGTGTGATGAGTGTACGGCATTGCAACGTGGTCTCGTTCAATGGTGGCCTACTAGCAGCTATGCGTGGCAGTGTGGGATCGCACCACAGCAAGACCACATGAGTTTAGGATAAGGTCTGCGCATTCTTTCAGGCTCTGGCCATCGAATCTGGCCTGATCTGGATAGGCCTCATGTTGAACGCCAGCACGGCGAATGTGGGCTATCGATCGTTGAAATCTTTTACTCTGTTAGTTTGCTGCTGCAAAATAGTTATGATCATGGCGGGCGGTGAAATGCTCTTCATCGTGCTATCTTAGCCACGGAACGTTGTGTTGGTGGTGATTAAGTAGACATAACATAAAATGTATTTTTGATAGAGTGAACTTCTATCACTTCATTTATCGCTTAATCATAACAATGAATGGAAGTTAATCTTCGGTTTTGGCTACACATAATTACTGTGTTTATTATACTCCAAAACGTTGTCTATGGGGGAACCTTGTCTGAGTGTTTTTATGAAAGATTGTAGAgatgtttgttgttgttgtcatCGTTAAATGTTGTTTTGGTCTATTTTATCTGTCCTCGATATATATGGCGATCGATCAATACTGGCTTGTTTTCCGAAGGTTTTAGGAGGATGCTTTGTTGTTGTATAGTTAGTGTTTGTAATCCTGGTTGTGGTGGGCTCTGTACAAATTTATGGGTCAAAAATGAATGTGGTATTTTAAGTCCGTTTGCAGATTCTGTACTTGACTACATTGTCTTTTTACAGTAATTAATATTACTGAATATTGATTACAGTTCTTGTCCGTTGCTTCTTATTATTTGTGTTTGATGCAACTGCATTTGTGTTGACAAGTAGCTTCtaataattaatgtattatGAGAATGAGTAACATTTTTTAGATTTGTGCATGCCCTAGAAGGCTTCCCTCTATTATATCGATGACGGTAAGAAACCGCCGTGGTTGATaagattattaatatttaaaaagtttatacCAAAAGCTAGCTAATTAAGCTGATTGTGCCGTTTCCATATTCTAAGGGAACTTGAGATAATTAAGTATGAAGTGTTCTTCTTTTTTGAACAAGGTAGTGGCATGAGTCAATTTTGTGTCTATTTAGAAAACCAACACTTATcgtcctgagagagagagagagagagagagagagagatctcacaccaactctctctctcttctctctctttgatCTATCTGTCTAGAGaagtgtgtgtgcgtgtgttgtgtgtgagggagagagagtgggtGGGGTGTGTGTGTGAGCTTCTTTCTCTAgagaatgtgtgtgtgtgtatgagaagatagagagagagagagagaggagagaggagagagcgagAAGCGGGTATCTGAgagatctctctcttctctttagaGAGAGGTGTGTGTAGCGTAGGAAGGAGTGAAGTGGTTGGGGTGTGTATGTGAtaactcatctctctctctcttctctctctagagaagtGTA
Protein-coding regions in this window:
- the LOC109718771 gene encoding uncharacterized protein LOC109718771, whose protein sequence is MSQESHSVTLQINQLESGNEGENEQQTKVVRDQLKRIIFFSVAIITMASAILLAFLNGAKDIRAMQYSSTVIKAYNFFIWPTLQCPILLLMYAFFLFGRYNRINRNQKIYLISAITISSVLLIVTSFFSLVLLNKDSAGMSLIVIPVIAIICFLGYRATQNVHDRDSVNHESYKPEQKKAFKFATTIATMAITVQTGMIYASFKSPPLQALQSFQLALCLFFLITMVGIFVMMVTSIPLTVHYSFWRGSLLSFVRYSSAAILVLLGLSAAALAMQFLETLVVGVFLLVLVPICVYFTQDIGISLRDPTSARPLYHDPRYAGVMRYGIATLVSFNGGLLAAICVASVGIAPQQDHMSLGIRVCAFFQLLAIESGLIWIGLMFEPQHGEMWASIVEIFYSVSLLLQIVMIMAGAVMLFIVLS